Proteins encoded within one genomic window of Candidatus Nealsonbacteria bacterium:
- the gltX gene encoding glutamate--tRNA ligase, whose amino-acid sequence MESINNELKTKALELLRQSDVRVRFAPSPTGSLHIGSARTALFNYLFAKNKNGTFVLRVEDTDKERSRPEFEKEIIEGLKWLGIDWNEGPDNGEYKGLFGPYRQSERSKIYSIHIQRLIDEDKAYYCFCTPEELEAQRQYEMSRGEAPKYNKKCSTLSSQEVSENIGQGKKSIIRLRSQSSKIKFNDLIRGDIEFDSNEIGDIVVARDLNNPLYNLAVVIDDFEMKITHVIRGEDHISNTPKQIMIAQVLNIPLPIYAHFPLILATDKSKLSKRHGAVAVNDYKKEGYLAEAMVNFIAFLGWNPGTEKEIYSIESLIKDFSIDKVQKSGAVFNIKKLEFLNGYYIRQKNIDELTDLCIPYLIESKLIEEEEGITKRDFIKNAISIHQERLKKLSEISEFADFLFVKDIQYDKELLNWKQMNNEEIISSLDKSEKILSEIQNWNKENIQEELIKETDRIGDRGSILWPLRVSLTGKSASAGPFEVAEILGKEKSLERIRKAKTLLL is encoded by the coding sequence ATGGAAAGTATAAACAATGAACTAAAAACAAAAGCCCTAGAACTACTTCGTCAAAGTGATGTGAGGGTAAGGTTTGCTCCATCACCAACTGGCTCTTTACATATTGGATCAGCTAGAACCGCCCTCTTTAATTATCTTTTCGCTAAAAATAAAAATGGAACCTTTGTCTTAAGAGTAGAAGACACAGACAAAGAAAGATCTAGGCCCGAATTTGAGAAAGAAATTATTGAAGGTTTAAAGTGGCTAGGAATTGATTGGAATGAAGGTCCAGATAATGGAGAGTATAAGGGACTTTTTGGACCCTATCGTCAGAGCGAAAGATCTAAGATATATTCTATTCATATTCAAAGGCTAATAGATGAAGATAAGGCTTATTACTGTTTTTGTACCCCAGAGGAATTAGAGGCTCAACGACAATATGAGATGTCGAGGGGGGAAGCACCAAAGTATAATAAGAAATGTTCAACACTTTCTTCTCAAGAAGTAAGTGAAAATATTGGCCAGGGGAAAAAATCTATTATTAGATTAAGATCACAATCTAGTAAGATAAAATTTAATGACCTAATAAGAGGTGACATAGAATTTGATTCTAACGAAATAGGGGATATAGTAGTTGCAAGAGACTTGAATAATCCTCTCTACAATCTAGCCGTAGTTATTGACGATTTTGAAATGAAAATCACTCATGTTATTAGAGGCGAAGATCATATATCTAATACTCCCAAACAGATAATGATTGCTCAAGTACTTAATATACCATTACCAATATATGCTCACTTTCCATTAATCCTTGCTACCGATAAAAGTAAGCTTAGTAAAAGACATGGGGCAGTTGCTGTAAATGATTACAAAAAAGAAGGTTATCTTGCGGAAGCAATGGTTAATTTTATCGCCTTCCTAGGCTGGAATCCGGGAACAGAAAAAGAAATATATTCAATAGAATCATTAATAAAAGATTTCTCAATCGATAAAGTTCAAAAATCTGGAGCAGTTTTTAATATTAAAAAATTAGAATTTTTGAATGGATATTATATCCGACAAAAAAATATTGATGAGCTAACTGATTTATGCATCCCATATCTTATAGAGTCAAAATTAATAGAGGAAGAAGAGGGGATAACTAAAAGAGATTTTATTAAAAACGCAATCTCAATACACCAAGAAAGGTTGAAGAAATTATCCGAGATTTCTGAATTCGCTGACTTCCTTTTTGTAAAAGATATACAATATGATAAAGAATTGTTAAATTGGAAACAAATGAATAATGAAGAGATAATATCTTCGCTTGACAAATCCGAAAAAATATTGTCTGAAATACAGAATTGGAATAAAGAAAACATTCAAGAAGAGCTGATAAAAGAGACTGATAGAATAGGAGATAGGGGAAGTATTCTTTGGCCCCTAAGAGTTTCTTTAACCGGGAAAAGCGCCTCGGCAGGACCATTTGAAGTTGCTGAAATATTAGGAAAAGAAAAGTCTCTTGAAAGAATCAGAAAAGCAAAAACATTATTACTATGA
- a CDS encoding UDP-N-acetylglucosamine--N-acetylmuramyl-(pentapeptide) pyrophosphoryl-undecaprenol N-acetylglucosamine transferase gives MKILFTGGGTGGHLFPLIAIIRELKEIDSLNLEMSFIGPEDDFSKELFKNEGIYVKRIMTGKIRRQAGLLDYFQNILDMAIRVPIGIIQSFYYIFFLSPDLIFSKGGHGSVPAIIAGKLLQVPIFLHESDVAPGLANKKINKFALEIFSSFPKTEYFPPEKLIFVGNPIRKELLEPPTEGELKRNLSIKSDKPIIFIIGGSQGSERINDLIMQILPQLLDKFEIIHQCGLNNFENIQLQAEFLVSKSMREHYHLFGFMNESQLKSAYIMADIVVSRSGSGSIFEIASFGKPSILIPIPESAQNHQAKNAYAYSDYGAGLVMEEDNLTPHFFLQKLIGLINSPKSMESMKEKAKEFSKPRSARIIAEYIVEFLR, from the coding sequence ATGAAAATACTATTTACTGGCGGTGGAACGGGAGGACACCTTTTCCCCCTTATTGCCATCATAAGAGAATTAAAAGAGATAGACTCATTAAATTTAGAGATGAGCTTTATTGGCCCAGAAGATGATTTCTCCAAGGAACTTTTTAAAAATGAAGGTATTTATGTAAAAAGAATAATGACTGGGAAAATAAGAAGGCAGGCTGGTCTCCTGGATTATTTTCAAAATATACTAGATATGGCTATCAGGGTACCAATTGGAATTATTCAGTCTTTCTATTATATCTTTTTTCTTTCCCCAGATTTAATTTTTAGCAAAGGAGGCCATGGATCAGTGCCAGCAATTATTGCCGGTAAATTACTTCAAGTCCCTATATTCCTACATGAGTCTGATGTTGCTCCTGGTCTAGCTAATAAGAAAATAAATAAGTTTGCGTTAGAAATATTTTCTTCCTTTCCAAAGACAGAATATTTTCCTCCAGAAAAGCTTATTTTCGTAGGCAATCCCATAAGGAAAGAATTACTGGAGCCGCCCACTGAAGGAGAACTAAAAAGAAATTTAAGCATCAAATCCGATAAGCCAATAATTTTCATTATTGGAGGATCTCAGGGAAGTGAAAGAATTAATGATCTTATTATGCAGATACTACCCCAACTATTGGATAAGTTTGAAATCATACATCAATGTGGGTTAAATAATTTTGAAAACATTCAATTACAAGCTGAATTTTTAGTGTCAAAAAGTATGAGAGAACATTATCATCTCTTTGGTTTTATGAATGAAAGCCAGCTAAAATCAGCCTACATTATGGCCGATATTGTTGTTAGTCGGTCCGGATCAGGAAGTATATTTGAAATTGCTTCTTTTGGTAAACCAAGCATCCTAATTCCAATACCTGAATCGGCCCAAAACCATCAAGCTAAGAATGCATATGCTTATTCAGATTATGGAGCAGGATTGGTAATGGAAGAAGATAATCTCACTCCTCATTTTTTCTTACAAAAACTAATTGGATTAATTAATAGTCCAAAGAGTATGGAAAGTATGAAAGAGAAAGCTAAAGAGTTTTCAAAACCCAGATCAGCAAGAATAATAGCTGAATATATTGTAGAATTTTTACGATAA
- the ftsW gene encoding putative lipid II flippase FtsW, with product MKKINASDYTLIFTVASLLLIGIVVIASVSTMPSQQIFGTPYYYLGRHIIHILMGIMAGFLAFKVKLNLLKKWSVPLLGINLVLLVLVLKFGFSSGGATRWMLIGPIMIQPSEFLKLILIVFLAAWLEKVADQAGNKKKNRKGDRETKKAFIISLSFFLISTALLLAQPDFGTTVIIFSIFAIMYFLTGTPLWHTITLGLGGLASLAILIKIAPYRVDRLLTFLNPDLDLMGKGYQIKQAFIAIGSGGLFGLGLGMSRQKFGFLPETMTDTIFATFAEETGFIGSLLLISLLILFLWIGIGIIKKSSDMFCSLMSTGIVSWIIIQAFVNIGGVVGVLPFTGIPLPFISYGGSHLLTELTAVGLLLNISKNKRA from the coding sequence ATGAAAAAGATAAACGCATCTGATTATACTTTAATATTTACCGTTGCCTCCCTTTTATTGATTGGTATTGTGGTTATCGCAAGCGTTTCTACTATGCCCTCTCAGCAAATTTTTGGTACACCTTACTATTATCTTGGAAGGCATATTATTCATATCTTAATGGGAATAATGGCAGGATTTTTAGCTTTTAAGGTTAAACTGAACCTGTTAAAAAAATGGTCTGTACCATTATTGGGAATAAATCTTGTTCTCTTAGTCCTTGTCTTAAAATTTGGCTTTAGTTCTGGTGGTGCAACTAGATGGATGCTTATTGGACCAATAATGATTCAACCATCTGAATTTTTAAAACTAATTTTAATCGTTTTCTTAGCAGCTTGGCTAGAAAAAGTAGCAGATCAAGCTGGTAATAAAAAGAAGAATAGAAAAGGAGATAGAGAAACAAAAAAAGCTTTTATCATTTCATTATCATTCTTTCTCATATCAACCGCCCTCTTGTTGGCTCAGCCTGATTTTGGAACTACTGTAATTATATTTTCAATTTTTGCTATCATGTATTTTTTAACTGGAACCCCTCTCTGGCACACGATAACTCTAGGATTAGGCGGATTAGCATCCCTAGCTATATTAATTAAAATAGCACCCTATAGAGTTGATAGATTATTAACATTTTTAAATCCTGACCTAGATCTAATGGGGAAAGGCTATCAAATTAAACAAGCTTTCATTGCAATAGGGTCCGGTGGCCTCTTTGGTCTTGGTTTAGGAATGAGCAGACAGAAATTCGGATTTCTCCCCGAAACAATGACTGATACGATTTTTGCCACATTTGCGGAAGAAACAGGATTTATCGGTAGTCTTCTTTTGATATCTCTATTGATTCTTTTTTTATGGATTGGAATAGGTATAATTAAAAAATCCTCCGATATGTTCTGTTCATTAATGTCAACTGGTATAGTCAGCTGGATTATTATCCAAGCTTTTGTTAATATAGGAGGAGTGGTTGGCGTATTGCCATTTACTGGAATACCCTTACCTTTTATCAGTTATGGAGGATCTCACCTTCTTACTGAATTAACGGCAGTCGGTCTATTGTTAAATATTTCCAAGAATAAAAGAGCATGA
- a CDS encoding UDP-N-acetylmuramoyl-L-alanine--D-glutamate ligase, with the protein MKIENLRNKKILILGLAREGIDTLVFLQNKFPDQKIGIADKNEKIELDNPKNTILHLGDDYLKHINDYDVIIKSPGVSLNLIQPYLKKNQIVTSQADIFLSNCKGLVIGITGTKGKSTTSTLIYKILKAKGLKSFLVGNIGKPALSYLLKDQEDRIYIYELSSFQLETITKGPQVAIILNFFKDHLDQHKNLEEYFNAKKKITSLHDNDFLIFNSKDPQVKKMALGSKAQKIPFDPNKDRLKVKNKLIISGEPIAIIGEMFGVPKNLIISEINKFKPLKHRLEYVGKYKGIEFYNDSAATIPEAAISAIDKLGQKLDTIIVGGVNKGFSTKELSEAILNSNIRNVILFPETGKQIEEDILKSKKKVNLFNANDMKEAVKICFSQTKKEGICLLSPAASSFNMFKSYKQRGNLFKRNARK; encoded by the coding sequence ATGAAAATAGAAAATTTACGAAATAAGAAAATTTTGATTCTTGGCTTGGCAAGAGAGGGAATTGATACTCTCGTTTTTTTACAAAATAAATTTCCTGATCAAAAAATCGGAATAGCTGATAAGAATGAAAAGATAGAACTAGATAATCCCAAAAATACCATTCTTCATCTGGGGGATGATTATCTTAAACATATTAATGATTATGATGTTATTATTAAATCACCTGGCGTATCATTAAATTTAATCCAACCATACTTAAAGAAGAATCAAATAGTAACATCTCAGGCCGATATATTTTTATCTAATTGTAAAGGTTTAGTTATTGGTATTACTGGAACCAAGGGAAAAAGCACAACTTCAACTTTAATTTACAAAATACTAAAAGCTAAGGGATTAAAGTCATTCTTGGTGGGTAATATAGGGAAACCCGCTCTAAGTTATTTACTAAAAGATCAAGAAGATAGGATTTATATATACGAATTATCTAGTTTCCAACTAGAAACAATAACCAAGGGTCCCCAGGTTGCAATTATTCTTAACTTCTTCAAAGACCACTTAGATCAGCATAAAAATTTGGAAGAATATTTTAATGCGAAAAAGAAGATAACTTCCCTCCACGATAATGACTTCTTAATATTCAATTCCAAGGATCCTCAAGTAAAAAAAATGGCTTTGGGATCAAAGGCTCAAAAGATACCATTTGATCCAAATAAAGATCGCTTAAAGGTAAAAAACAAATTAATTATATCCGGGGAGCCGATTGCTATAATCGGAGAAATGTTTGGTGTTCCAAAGAATCTAATTATTTCTGAAATAAATAAATTTAAACCACTAAAGCATCGCTTAGAGTATGTGGGTAAATATAAAGGTATTGAATTCTATAATGACTCGGCTGCAACTATACCAGAAGCAGCCATTTCAGCCATAGATAAGCTTGGTCAAAAACTAGACACTATTATAGTCGGTGGAGTCAATAAAGGCTTTTCTACCAAAGAACTATCCGAGGCAATATTAAATAGCAACATCAGGAATGTAATTCTTTTCCCAGAAACCGGTAAGCAAATTGAGGAAGATATCTTAAAATCAAAAAAGAAAGTTAATTTATTCAATGCGAATGATATGAAAGAGGCAGTTAAAATATGTTTCTCTCAAACTAAAAAAGAGGGGATATGTCTTCTTTCTCCAGCAGCTTCAAGCTTTAATATGTTTAAGAGCTATAAACAAAGGGGAAATCTTTTTAAAAGAAATGCTAGAAAATGA